A genomic segment from Epinephelus fuscoguttatus linkage group LG17, E.fuscoguttatus.final_Chr_v1 encodes:
- the lix1l gene encoding LIX1-like protein, producing the protein MESNVMPDSIRPQRLQPGIGFGSGPTGTLRSSLRPGVTVPIAPLLPSPASLAASSGPPPPPPPLQLHSLYGGIGAGLGQGAAGHCNPGNPAVLKEAVEAVVRSFAKHTQGYGRVNVVEALQEFWQMKLTRGADLRNGALVVYEMVPSNSPPYVCYVSLPGGSCFGSFQFCPTKAEARRSAAKIALMNSVFNEHPSRRITDDFIEKSVSEALASFNGNREEADNPNTGIGAFRFMLESNKGKSMLEFQELMTVFQLLHWNGSLKAMRERQCSRQEVLAHYSHRALDDDMRTQMAADWVNREQSVAGTIAQEVASTERELEDARLAGRELRFYKEKKDILMLAVGQLNAANTATLPSH; encoded by the exons ATGGAATCTAACGTTATGCCGGACAGTATCCGCCCTCAGAGGCTACAGCCAGGCATTGGGTTCGGTTCAGGACCGACCGGGACCCTCCGCTCCTCTCTCCGTCCCGGGGTTACGGTCCCCATCGCGCCGCTGCTGCCCTCCCCGGCCTCTCTGGCCGCTTCGTCCGGGCCTCCTCCTCCGCCGCCTCCGCTGCAGCTCCACAGCCTGTACGGCGGTATCGGAGCGGGGCTGGGGCAGGGGGCTGCCGGCCACTGTAACCCGGGGAACCCGGCGGTGCTGAAGGAGGCGGTGGAGGCTGTGGTCCGCAGCTtcgccaaacacacacaaggttaCGGCAGAG TAAACGTGGTGGAGGCTTTACAGGAGTTTTGGCAGATGAAGCTGACCAGAGGGGCCGACCTACGGAACGGAGCTCTAGTTGTTTATGAAATGGTCCCATCCAACAGCCCGCCATATGTTTGCTATGTCAGTCTTCCTGGAGGCAGCTGCTTTGGAAGTTTCCAG TTCTGTCCCACCAAGGCAGAGGCGAGACGCAGCGCTGCCAAGATTGCCCTGATGAACTCTGTTTTCAATGAACATCCCTCTCGACGCATCACAGACGACTTCATTGAGAAGAGCGTCAGTGAGGCCCTGGCGTCGTTCAAT ggaaacagagaagaGGCTGATAATCCCAACACAGGAATTGGGGCATTTCGCTTCATGCTTGAGTCCAACAAAGGAAAATCCATGCTGGAGTTTCAG gagCTAATGACTGTGTTCCAGCTGCTGCACTGGAATGGGAGTCTCAAAGCCATGAGAGAACGACAGTGTTCCCGACAG gAGGTGCTGGCTCACTATTCCCACCGGGCTCTGGACGATGACATGCGCACTCAGATGGCCGCTGACTGGGTGAACCGGGAACAGAGTGTGGCAGGCACCATTGCTCAGGAGGTGGCGTCAACGGAGCGAGAACTGGAGGACGCCAGGCTTGCGGGCAGAGAACTGCGTTTTTacaaagagaagaaagacatcctgatgttagctgtGGGCCAACTCAATGCAGCCAACACTGCCACCCTGCCCTCGCACTAA